A stretch of Bradyrhizobium sp. CCBAU 53338 DNA encodes these proteins:
- a CDS encoding enoyl-CoA hydratase/isomerase family protein, with amino-acid sequence MKDFVKIEKGLGPEGRIAVVRFDRDDGINALSPDAMRQLTAAARSFEDDAATSVVVLTGNVGAFSAGFDLKDAEGRARKEMDLGTLRRHLKLGPRLTHAWHEMEQITIAAIEGFCIGGGVALAVALDFRVMGSDAHLRVPEIGLGMNMSWQSIPRMLHLIGPARTKQAVILADERITADEAYEWGLVEQVVDPGRAFDAAMELARKVAAQPPLSVAMTKLTVNRLAHALDDLASHMDLDQFALASLSDDHKEGVEAFLGRRKPHFKGR; translated from the coding sequence ATGAAAGACTTCGTCAAGATCGAGAAAGGTCTTGGGCCCGAGGGACGGATCGCGGTGGTGCGGTTCGACCGCGATGACGGCATCAACGCCCTGTCGCCGGACGCGATGCGCCAGCTCACGGCGGCCGCGCGCAGTTTCGAGGACGACGCGGCGACTTCCGTCGTGGTCTTGACGGGGAATGTGGGTGCCTTCAGCGCCGGTTTCGACCTGAAGGACGCCGAAGGGCGTGCGCGCAAGGAGATGGACCTTGGCACGCTGCGGCGGCATCTCAAGCTCGGACCGCGCCTGACGCATGCCTGGCACGAGATGGAGCAGATCACGATCGCCGCGATCGAAGGCTTCTGCATTGGCGGCGGCGTGGCGCTTGCTGTCGCGCTCGACTTTCGCGTCATGGGGAGCGACGCGCATCTGCGTGTGCCCGAGATCGGGCTCGGCATGAACATGAGCTGGCAGAGCATCCCGCGCATGCTGCATCTGATCGGACCTGCCCGCACCAAGCAGGCGGTGATCCTGGCCGATGAACGCATCACCGCCGACGAAGCCTATGAATGGGGCCTGGTCGAGCAGGTCGTGGACCCCGGCAGGGCCTTCGATGCCGCGATGGAGCTGGCCCGCAAGGTCGCCGCGCAGCCGCCGCTCTCGGTTGCCATGACCAAGCTCACCGTCAACCGGCTTGCGCATGCGCTGGACGATCTCGCCAGCCACATGGACCTCGACCAGTTCGCGCTGGCGAGCCTCAGCGACGACCACAAGGAAGGCGTCGAAGCGTTTTTGGGGCGCCGCAAGCCGCACTTCAAGGGGCGCTAG
- a CDS encoding serine hydrolase gives MRPTEIMRGSPPAPEVQVTRANWRSFPAIRWGFTHVREVLPTADIRRSARPTPMPSAPRELAKLGFTAPDGKATMIEATLRETFADALLVMHRGTLIHEWYGDGMSVITPHLICSISKAIAGTLGGVLAARGLVDPEARVVRYIPELETSVYGGCTVRNLLDMAVAIQFEEDYEDPAGDVARYRFSSGWDVPPPGVEPGHQRAYLATLRGTGKPHGKVFHYVSTNTEVLGWVYERACGMPYHRILSDYLWQPLGAEEDGSLTLDSHGMGRLAGGISVTARDLLRFGEMMRNRGVVEGRQVVPGWWIDDIRENGDPKAWADGDLAEYFPGARYRSKWFTIDPSRNALTGIGIHGQHLYVDLDSDTVIVKLATQPKAMDVPIDQRWFAAFRAITTHLAPR, from the coding sequence ATGCGACCGACCGAGATCATGCGCGGCAGCCCGCCCGCGCCCGAGGTCCAGGTGACCCGCGCCAACTGGCGCAGTTTTCCCGCGATACGCTGGGGCTTCACTCACGTTCGCGAAGTGCTGCCGACCGCCGACATCCGCCGCTCCGCCCGACCGACGCCCATGCCGAGCGCGCCGCGCGAGTTGGCGAAGCTTGGCTTCACCGCGCCCGACGGCAAGGCGACCATGATCGAGGCGACGCTGCGGGAAACCTTTGCCGATGCGCTGCTGGTGATGCATCGAGGCACGCTGATCCACGAATGGTACGGCGACGGCATGAGCGTGATCACGCCGCACCTGATCTGCTCGATCAGCAAGGCGATCGCCGGCACGCTCGGCGGCGTACTTGCCGCGCGCGGCCTGGTCGATCCGGAAGCGAGGGTGGTGCGCTACATCCCGGAGCTCGAGACTTCGGTCTATGGCGGCTGCACGGTGCGCAACCTGCTCGACATGGCCGTCGCCATCCAGTTCGAGGAGGACTACGAGGACCCCGCCGGCGACGTCGCGCGCTACCGGTTCTCTTCAGGGTGGGACGTGCCGCCGCCTGGCGTCGAGCCAGGCCATCAACGGGCCTATCTCGCCACGCTGCGCGGCACCGGCAAGCCACACGGCAAGGTGTTTCACTACGTCTCGACCAACACCGAGGTGCTAGGCTGGGTCTATGAGCGTGCCTGCGGCATGCCTTACCATCGTATCCTCTCCGACTATCTCTGGCAGCCCTTGGGTGCCGAGGAGGACGGCTCGCTCACCCTCGATAGCCACGGCATGGGCCGCCTCGCGGGCGGTATCTCCGTGACCGCGCGCGATCTGCTGCGCTTCGGCGAGATGATGCGCAATCGCGGCGTGGTGGAGGGGCGGCAGGTGGTGCCGGGCTGGTGGATCGACGATATCAGAGAGAACGGCGATCCCAAGGCCTGGGCCGACGGCGACCTCGCCGAGTACTTCCCGGGTGCGCGCTACCGCAGCAAATGGTTCACGATCGACCCCTCGCGCAATGCGCTGACCGGGATCGGCATTCACGGCCAGCACCTCTATGTCGATCTCGATTCGGATACCGTCATCGTCAAGCTCGCGACGCAGCCCAAGGCGATGGACGTCCCGATCGACCAACGCTGGTTCGCGGCCTTCCGCGCCATCACGACACATCTCGCTCCACGCTGA
- a CDS encoding type II 3-dehydroquinate dehydratase — translation MAAKIMILNGPNLNFLGIREPHIYGRTTLKEIETGCQAMADQLGVSLSFHQSNMEGELVSLIQSAHGTADAIIINPAAYSFTSIALIDALKIFEGVKIELHISNIHARDELHRHSITSSACTAMICGLGPYGYLAAMLAAVQRLGQLPATIPPALHGLAAAGKA, via the coding sequence ATGGCCGCCAAAATCATGATCCTCAACGGGCCCAATCTCAATTTCCTCGGCATCAGGGAGCCGCATATTTACGGTCGGACGACGCTCAAGGAGATCGAGACGGGCTGCCAGGCGATGGCCGACCAACTCGGGGTCTCGCTCTCGTTCCATCAGTCCAACATGGAGGGCGAACTCGTCAGCCTGATCCAGTCCGCGCACGGCACGGCGGACGCGATCATCATCAACCCGGCCGCCTATTCCTTCACGTCGATCGCGCTGATCGATGCGCTGAAGATCTTCGAGGGCGTGAAGATCGAGCTGCATATCTCGAACATTCACGCCCGCGACGAGTTGCACCGCCACTCGATCACGTCGAGCGCCTGCACGGCCATGATTTGCGGCCTCGGCCCGTATGGCTATCTCGCCGCGATGCTGGCGGCCGTTCAGCGGCTCGGACAATTGCCCGCAACCATCCCGCCGGCTCTGCATGGGCTCGCGGCGGCGGGCAAAGCATGA
- a CDS encoding primary-amine oxidase, with amino-acid sequence MLDTAKAKSQAQSATLHPLDPLTAEEITAACTVVRAAAVSPESCRFPTVRLEEPTKQELAAGSVPRRAFALTLDVMTGEATEHIVDLASKEIVGRKVIPNREAPFGQPSVMLEEFFKCEAVVKADPGWRAAMVRRGLTDKDIELVQVDPFSSGFFDYEYERGARIVRAVSFFREYLQDNGYAHPIEGVVAVVDLIGGKVIDLTDEDPVVPIPRKKRNYGAHEVTNPRTDIKPLHIEQPEGASFRVDGWKVDWQKWSFRAGFTPREGLVLHQLAYQDGDRKRSLIHRASVTEMVVPYADPTANHFWKSAFDAGEYGLGMLANALELGCDCLGNIHYFDVPAADNKGEPFVMQNAICLHEEDYGIAWKHYEFRNGLFEVRRSRRLVISFFATVGNYDYGFYWYLYQDGTIQLETKLTGIIQTAAVQPGEKYKWGGMVDDNLGGPTHQHFFNVRMHMDLDGGGNTVSEHEFVPRPWGRDNPHGNVFDTTTRVLSRERDAAAIANGETGRFWKISNPNETNSVGNAPAYKLVVNPSPLMLAQEGSYVRKRGGFATRHVWVTAFDAAEKYASGDYPNNHAGGDGLPRYVAQNRSIENTDIVLWHSFGHTHICKPEDFPIMPVEYAGFTLKPTGFFAANAAGDIPPDRNSRSVLASDQTRAGAGSGSCCHKG; translated from the coding sequence ATGCTCGATACCGCCAAAGCCAAATCGCAGGCGCAGAGCGCGACGCTGCATCCGCTCGATCCGCTGACGGCGGAGGAGATTACCGCGGCCTGCACGGTGGTGCGTGCAGCAGCCGTCTCGCCGGAAAGCTGCCGCTTCCCGACTGTGCGGCTGGAGGAGCCTACCAAGCAGGAGTTGGCCGCAGGCAGCGTGCCGCGCCGCGCCTTTGCGCTGACGCTCGACGTGATGACGGGCGAAGCGACCGAGCACATCGTCGATCTCGCAAGCAAGGAGATCGTCGGCCGCAAAGTCATTCCGAACCGCGAGGCGCCCTTTGGACAGCCATCGGTCATGCTGGAGGAGTTCTTCAAGTGCGAGGCCGTGGTCAAGGCCGATCCCGGCTGGCGTGCGGCAATGGTTCGGCGCGGCCTCACGGACAAGGACATCGAACTGGTCCAGGTCGACCCGTTTTCTTCAGGCTTCTTCGACTATGAGTACGAGCGCGGTGCGCGCATCGTTCGTGCCGTCAGCTTCTTCCGGGAGTATCTCCAGGACAACGGCTACGCCCATCCGATCGAGGGCGTCGTTGCCGTCGTCGATCTGATCGGCGGCAAGGTCATCGACCTCACCGACGAGGATCCGGTCGTGCCGATCCCGCGCAAGAAACGAAACTACGGTGCGCACGAAGTCACCAATCCGCGCACCGACATCAAGCCGCTGCATATCGAGCAGCCTGAGGGCGCGAGCTTCAGGGTCGATGGCTGGAAGGTCGACTGGCAGAAATGGAGCTTTCGCGCCGGCTTCACGCCGCGCGAGGGACTGGTGCTGCACCAGCTTGCCTACCAGGACGGCGACCGGAAGCGTTCGCTGATCCATCGCGCCAGCGTCACCGAGATGGTGGTGCCTTACGCCGATCCGACCGCGAACCATTTCTGGAAGTCGGCGTTTGATGCCGGCGAATACGGGCTCGGCATGCTCGCCAACGCACTCGAACTCGGCTGCGACTGCCTCGGCAATATCCACTATTTCGACGTGCCGGCCGCCGACAACAAGGGCGAGCCCTTCGTCATGCAGAACGCCATCTGCTTGCATGAAGAAGACTATGGAATTGCCTGGAAACACTACGAATTCCGCAACGGCCTGTTTGAGGTCCGGCGTTCAAGGCGCCTCGTCATCTCGTTCTTCGCGACCGTCGGCAATTACGACTATGGCTTCTACTGGTATCTCTATCAGGACGGAACGATCCAGTTAGAGACAAAACTCACCGGCATCATCCAGACCGCCGCCGTGCAGCCGGGCGAGAAGTACAAATGGGGCGGCATGGTCGACGACAATCTGGGCGGCCCCACGCATCAGCACTTCTTCAACGTGCGCATGCACATGGATCTCGACGGCGGCGGCAACACCGTCAGCGAGCACGAGTTCGTGCCGCGGCCCTGGGGACGCGACAATCCGCACGGCAACGTGTTCGACACGACGACGCGCGTATTGTCACGCGAGCGGGATGCGGCGGCCATTGCCAATGGCGAGACCGGCCGGTTCTGGAAGATCAGCAACCCCAACGAGACCAATTCGGTCGGCAATGCGCCCGCGTACAAGCTCGTCGTCAATCCGAGCCCATTGATGCTGGCGCAGGAGGGCAGCTACGTGCGCAAGCGCGGCGGTTTTGCCACCAGGCATGTCTGGGTCACCGCCTTCGACGCGGCGGAAAAGTACGCCAGCGGCGATTATCCCAACAACCATGCCGGGGGCGACGGCCTGCCGCGCTACGTCGCGCAGAACCGCAGCATCGAGAATACGGATATCGTGTTGTGGCACTCGTTTGGCCACACCCATATCTGCAAGCCCGAGGATTTTCCGATCATGCCGGTCGAATATGCCGGCTTCACGCTGAAGCCGACCGGTTTCTTCGCAGCCAACGCCGCCGGCGACATTCCGCCTGATCGTAACAGCCGCAGCGTGCTGGCCAGCGATCAGACCCGCGCCGGCGCCGGCAGCGGGTCGTGCTGCCACAAAGGCTAG
- a CDS encoding helix-turn-helix domain-containing protein — protein sequence MDLSAILPIQDSAANLFEASSTDVDEHCAALGRWRLNYDQISAGAFSGSFTQLSLPRVDVFREITSQQVRQYGQLGADSFGIGLPWRGDGEVNCNGTSVAGKQVIACIDAEVDMCTPKAFELRGVVTGVALIEELAANLGIELPRSVWHQLLAMEMAEAPVARLRTHLAAIQETIATAPERFDDPAARQALEDALLVEIMDMLPTARPADPGRSALARKHTVDRARALMHGSGDRSLSLLEVCKAVGASPRKLGYCFQEVLGTSPMHYWRAMRLNRVRRDLKRGTDASVYDVAVQYGFWHFSQFSLDYKRHFSELPSETLRRSKLAA from the coding sequence ATGGACTTAAGCGCAATTCTTCCGATTCAAGACTCGGCTGCAAACCTGTTCGAGGCGAGCAGCACCGATGTGGACGAGCATTGCGCAGCGCTCGGCCGCTGGCGGCTGAATTACGACCAGATCAGCGCCGGCGCATTCTCCGGCAGCTTTACCCAGCTCTCGCTCCCCCGCGTCGATGTGTTCCGCGAGATCACCAGCCAGCAGGTCCGCCAATACGGCCAACTTGGTGCCGACAGCTTTGGCATCGGCCTGCCCTGGCGCGGCGATGGCGAGGTCAATTGCAATGGCACCAGCGTTGCAGGCAAACAAGTGATCGCCTGCATCGACGCCGAGGTCGACATGTGCACGCCGAAGGCGTTTGAACTCCGCGGTGTCGTGACCGGCGTGGCTCTGATCGAGGAGCTTGCCGCCAACCTCGGCATCGAGCTGCCGCGTTCGGTCTGGCACCAACTGCTGGCGATGGAGATGGCGGAGGCGCCGGTCGCACGGCTGCGTACCCATCTTGCCGCGATCCAGGAAACCATCGCGACCGCGCCCGAACGTTTTGACGATCCGGCCGCCCGGCAGGCGCTGGAGGATGCGCTCCTCGTCGAGATCATGGATATGCTGCCCACGGCGCGCCCTGCCGATCCCGGCCGCAGCGCCCTGGCGCGCAAGCACACCGTGGACCGCGCCCGCGCGCTGATGCATGGCAGCGGCGACCGCTCGCTCTCGCTGCTGGAGGTCTGCAAGGCGGTCGGCGCCAGTCCGCGCAAGCTCGGCTATTGCTTCCAGGAGGTGTTGGGCACGAGCCCGATGCATTATTGGCGCGCGATGCGGCTCAACCGCGTCCGGCGCGACCTCAAGCGCGGCACGGATGCGTCAGTCTACGACGTCGCCGTGCAGTACGGCTTCTGGCACTTCAGCCAGTTCTCGCTCGACTATAAGCGCCATTTCTCAGAGCTGCCTTCGGAAACGCTGCGGCGGTCGAAGCTCGCCGCCTGA